In Acidianus brierleyi, one genomic interval encodes:
- the pyrF gene encoding orotidine-5'-phosphate decarboxylase, whose translation MNKIILALDEPLDYKILKDISSQVAGIKIGWPLILEQGLEGIKNILKNFDNNIIFDLKLADIDSTMIKITTHLKNLGDSFIVHAFVGYNESIRELKEFLDKENKKMYLVSSMSHKGWNDNFYPYIKEVIKMTNPYGLVAPATRPKILKTVKKDFPEKIIISPGIGAQGAKIGDALCNGANYEIIGRSIYNSKDPIGTILEFQKIQEERLNECKRAETR comes from the coding sequence TTGAATAAAATAATTTTAGCGTTGGATGAACCTCTAGATTATAAAATTTTGAAGGATATTTCCTCACAAGTTGCTGGAATAAAAATAGGCTGGCCGTTAATATTAGAGCAAGGTTTAGAGGGAATAAAAAATATTTTAAAAAATTTCGATAATAACATTATTTTTGACTTAAAGTTAGCGGATATAGATTCAACAATGATAAAGATAACTACTCATCTAAAAAATTTAGGCGATTCCTTTATTGTACATGCGTTTGTAGGTTATAACGAAAGTATAAGAGAACTCAAAGAATTTCTTGACAAGGAAAATAAGAAAATGTATTTAGTATCATCAATGTCCCATAAAGGTTGGAATGATAATTTTTACCCTTATATAAAAGAAGTGATTAAGATGACTAATCCTTATGGCTTAGTTGCACCAGCAACAAGGCCTAAAATACTTAAAACAGTTAAGAAAGATTTCCCAGAAAAGATAATAATTTCACCGGGTATAGGAGCTCAAGGAGCAAAAATAGGTGATGCTCTCTGTAACGGAGCAAATTATGAAATTATAGGAAGAAGTATATATAATTCTAAAGATCCTATAGGTACTATTTTAGAATTTCAAAAAATACAAGAGGAAAGATTAAATGAGTGCAAAAGAGCAGAAACTAGATAA
- the pyrE gene encoding orotate phosphoribosyltransferase: protein MSIGDILLDRKLLLIGDFILTSGKTSPYYLDLRRLPNYPEFFQIVNDSIKVIEKLDYDMIIGIATGGIPLASFLACKLGKTMGYIRLEKKGYGTDKLLEADVEGKKILLIDDVATTGGSIEKASKEIINNGGKIVGAFVIVDRKEGAKERLKEIGVDLYSLYNIEYILKSVLNRVSQNEKKIIEDYLVKNIE from the coding sequence ATGAGCATAGGAGATATATTATTAGATAGGAAATTGCTCCTAATAGGAGATTTTATTCTAACTTCAGGAAAGACTAGTCCATACTATCTAGATTTACGTAGGCTTCCAAATTATCCTGAATTTTTCCAGATAGTAAATGACTCTATAAAAGTTATAGAAAAGTTAGACTACGATATGATAATAGGAATAGCTACTGGCGGAATACCTCTGGCATCATTTTTAGCATGCAAGTTAGGAAAAACTATGGGATATATTAGACTGGAGAAAAAGGGATATGGAACAGATAAACTTCTTGAAGCCGATGTAGAAGGCAAAAAAATTTTACTTATAGATGATGTTGCTACTACTGGAGGATCTATTGAAAAAGCATCAAAAGAAATAATAAATAATGGAGGAAAAATAGTAGGAGCGTTTGTTATTGTTGATAGAAAAGAAGGTGCTAAAGAAAGATTAAAAGAAATTGGTGTAGATCTTTATTCTCTTTATAATATCGAATATATTTTGAAATCCGTTTTGAATAGAGTTTCTCAAAACGAGAAAAAAATTATAGAAGATTATTTGGTGAAAAATATTGAATAA
- the pyrB gene encoding aspartate carbamoyltransferase: MKNIISSYDFSREDFLSIFELTDDIITGKIKPKLNDKIISVAFFEPSTRTATSFITAALKLDAKVVGFTSPEGTSIAKGENLADTVRMLEGYSDCIIIRHKYDGAAKFASEISQKPVINAGDGKHEHPTQSLIDLYTVYKKFGEVDNLTYALFGDLRYARTINSILRALTRFKPKIVYLISPPQLKARKEIVQELNYEIKELENPFDIISDIDILYVTRIQKERFPDEVEYEKIKESYIVDQKLVEFMKRDSIILHPLPRINEIDRRIDSLPQAKYFYQASLGVPIRMSLLYKIIGE, encoded by the coding sequence GTGAAAAATATAATTTCCTCATACGATTTTTCGAGAGAGGATTTTCTAAGTATTTTTGAATTAACTGACGATATAATAACTGGGAAAATTAAGCCTAAATTAAATGATAAAATAATATCAGTAGCATTTTTTGAACCTAGCACAAGAACAGCAACGAGCTTTATTACTGCTGCTTTAAAATTAGACGCTAAAGTAGTAGGATTTACCTCGCCGGAAGGAACTTCCATAGCTAAGGGAGAAAATTTAGCCGATACTGTCAGAATGTTAGAAGGATACTCTGATTGTATAATAATAAGGCATAAATACGATGGTGCGGCAAAATTTGCATCAGAAATTTCTCAAAAGCCAGTAATAAATGCGGGAGACGGAAAACATGAACATCCTACTCAAAGTTTAATTGATTTATACACAGTATATAAAAAATTTGGTGAAGTAGATAATCTAACATATGCGTTATTTGGGGATTTAAGATATGCTAGAACAATAAATAGTATTTTACGAGCTTTAACCAGATTCAAACCAAAAATAGTTTATTTGATATCACCTCCACAACTTAAAGCCAGAAAAGAAATAGTTCAAGAACTTAATTATGAGATAAAAGAGTTAGAAAATCCATTCGATATAATATCTGATATTGATATTTTATATGTTACAAGAATTCAAAAGGAAAGATTTCCAGACGAAGTAGAATATGAAAAAATTAAGGAGAGTTATATTGTAGATCAAAAATTAGTTGAATTCATGAAAAGAGATTCTATAATACTCCATCCATTACCAAGAATAAATGAAATTGATAGAAGAATAGACTCTTTACCTCAAGCTAAATATTTTTATCAAGCCTCTTTAGGAGTTCCAATCAGAATGTCACTACTTTACAAGATTATAGGTGAGTAA
- the pyrI gene encoding aspartate carbamoyltransferase regulatory subunit gives MENGLIVSKIKNGTVIDHIPAGRALAVLKILGIKGNEGSRVALVMNVESKKMKTKDIVKIEEREIKEKEAELITLIAPSATINIIKNYEVVGKRKIGIPDKVKGLLRCPNPSCITNNDVEAISIFTTISKNPILLRCDYCETQIGEEEVLRQILS, from the coding sequence TTGGAGAATGGACTCATTGTAAGTAAAATAAAAAATGGAACAGTAATAGATCATATCCCAGCAGGAAGAGCTTTAGCAGTACTAAAAATACTAGGAATAAAGGGAAATGAAGGGAGTAGAGTAGCATTAGTAATGAATGTAGAAAGTAAAAAAATGAAGACAAAAGATATAGTAAAAATTGAAGAAAGAGAAATTAAAGAAAAAGAGGCAGAATTAATTACATTAATAGCTCCGTCTGCAACTATAAACATTATAAAAAATTATGAAGTGGTAGGAAAAAGAAAAATAGGAATACCAGACAAAGTTAAAGGCTTACTAAGATGTCCTAATCCATCATGTATAACTAATAATGATGTAGAAGCTATTAGTATATTTACTACAATTAGTAAGAATCCTATATTATTAAGATGCGATTATTGTGAAACTCAAATAGGTGAAGAAGAGGTACTGAGGCAAATATTGTCATGA